A single region of the Pontibacter kalidii genome encodes:
- a CDS encoding sensor histidine kinase: MNTDHDLKLFIPDTTVHPVKILLVDDKPENLVSLESLLSEDDDHITYLFANSGEEALKIALQEELALILLDVQMPGMNGYEVARYLRDISKTRDIPIIFVTAIAQQETHVLEGFEAGAVDFLFKPLHPSITKAKVAAFVRFYLQKKELERINKETKDLNQQLEERVQERTRELTKVNKDLDNFVYTASHDLKAPINNIEGLITVLQDTLEEKRLDLQDVTPIIGMINDAVGRFKNTLLDLTEVARVQYEEQAVAPESVPFKEILEDVKLYIKDLIQKYGATIVDDFTAAPEITFSRKNLRSILYNLVSNSIKYSSPDRKPEIVITTAVAGDYTLLTVRDNGLGLRKQDQGKVFGMFKRLHAHVEGSGVGLAIVKRIVENCDGKIEFESELGVGSEFRVYLK; this comes from the coding sequence ATGAACACTGACCACGACCTGAAGCTATTTATCCCGGATACGACCGTGCACCCCGTAAAGATACTCCTGGTGGATGACAAGCCTGAGAACCTTGTGAGTCTGGAGAGCCTGCTTTCGGAGGACGACGATCATATCACTTACCTATTTGCTAACTCTGGCGAGGAGGCCCTGAAGATCGCGCTGCAGGAGGAACTCGCTCTTATACTGCTGGATGTGCAGATGCCCGGCATGAACGGCTACGAGGTAGCCCGCTACCTGCGCGATATCTCCAAGACCCGCGACATCCCGATCATATTCGTAACGGCCATTGCCCAGCAGGAGACCCACGTGCTGGAAGGCTTTGAGGCCGGCGCCGTGGATTTCCTCTTCAAGCCGCTGCACCCGTCCATCACCAAAGCCAAGGTGGCGGCCTTTGTGCGCTTTTACCTGCAGAAAAAGGAACTGGAGCGGATCAACAAAGAAACCAAAGACCTAAACCAGCAACTGGAGGAGCGCGTGCAGGAACGCACCCGTGAACTGACCAAGGTAAACAAGGACCTGGATAACTTCGTCTACACCGCCTCCCACGACCTGAAGGCGCCCATCAATAACATAGAGGGCTTGATAACGGTCCTGCAGGATACGCTGGAGGAGAAAAGACTCGACCTGCAGGATGTAACGCCGATTATAGGTATGATTAACGATGCCGTGGGCCGCTTCAAAAACACGCTCTTAGACCTAACGGAGGTAGCCAGGGTGCAGTACGAGGAGCAGGCTGTGGCGCCTGAAAGCGTGCCTTTTAAGGAGATACTGGAGGATGTGAAGCTGTACATCAAAGACCTCATCCAAAAGTATGGCGCCACCATTGTGGACGATTTTACGGCCGCTCCCGAAATTACTTTCTCCCGCAAGAACCTGCGCAGCATCCTGTACAACCTCGTCTCCAACTCCATCAAGTATAGCTCGCCGGACAGGAAGCCCGAGATCGTTATCACTACTGCAGTGGCAGGGGATTATACCTTGCTGACGGTGCGCGACAACGGCCTGGGGCTGCGCAAGCAGGACCAGGGTAAAGTGTTCGGCATGTTCAAGCGCCTGCACGCCCACGTAGAAGGCTCCGGGGTGGGCCTGGCCATCGTGAAAAGAATTGTGGAGAACTGCGACGGAAAGATCGAGTTTGAAAGCGAGCTGGGCGTAGGGTCTGAGTTCAGGGTATACCTGAAGTAG
- a CDS encoding class I SAM-dependent methyltransferase, translated as MHLPATAKLISGLYFILLLLCLSACNSCQAQEQKQVSANGYTYKTPDRGGIGKVYMGREIAGIISPAGGAWLERESRQEEDQVDLAIENMELRPNSVVADIGAGVGYYTFRVAPKVPEGKVYAVEVQDEFVAAIRKRKAELGLTNVEVVKGGSQTVNLPDNSLDLAFMVDVYHELEYPQEVLQAIRRALKPDGELLLLEYRAEDPDVRVKELHKMSVRQITKELGANGFELQRQEDFLPRQHFLVFRKATD; from the coding sequence ATGCACCTGCCTGCCACAGCCAAACTAATTTCCGGATTATACTTTATACTTCTATTGCTGTGCTTGAGCGCCTGCAACTCTTGCCAGGCGCAGGAGCAGAAACAGGTTTCCGCAAACGGATATACCTACAAAACACCTGACCGCGGTGGCATTGGCAAAGTATACATGGGCCGTGAAATTGCGGGCATTATTAGCCCCGCAGGCGGGGCGTGGCTGGAGCGGGAGTCGCGCCAGGAGGAGGACCAGGTAGACCTGGCCATTGAGAACATGGAACTGCGGCCAAACAGCGTGGTGGCCGATATCGGTGCGGGGGTAGGGTATTATACTTTCCGGGTAGCCCCCAAAGTGCCGGAGGGGAAGGTGTATGCCGTGGAGGTACAGGATGAATTCGTGGCGGCAATCAGAAAGCGCAAGGCAGAACTCGGCCTGACGAATGTAGAGGTCGTGAAAGGCGGCAGCCAGACGGTAAACCTGCCCGACAACTCGTTGGACCTGGCTTTTATGGTGGATGTATACCACGAGTTGGAATACCCGCAGGAGGTGCTGCAAGCCATACGCCGGGCACTGAAACCCGATGGCGAACTGCTGCTGCTCGAGTACCGCGCCGAGGACCCGGATGTGCGGGTGAAGGAATTGCATAAGATGAGCGTGCGCCAGATAACCAAAGAACTGGGCGCAAATGGCTTTGAGCTACAGAGGCAAGAGGACTTTCTGCCCCGCCAGCATTTTCTGGTGTTCCGGAAGGCCACAGACTAA
- a CDS encoding glycine zipper domain-containing protein, with amino-acid sequence MKKVNYIFSLVFIVSILLSSATQAQDRKISPQAKGAVIGAATGAAAGAVIHKRNRVVGGVVGGVVGGGAGYAIGKGIDNRQKAAEAERAAEAERIAAANRAAAEASSARTVAARTTPASKPVAAKKQAEPARQALVAQNQVTVPYAAYNDELYNPIISMGYLPNLSFGDPSTAYSTSEVRRKSW; translated from the coding sequence ATGAAAAAGGTAAATTACATTTTCAGTTTGGTCTTTATAGTATCGATCCTGCTGAGTTCTGCAACCCAGGCACAAGACAGAAAAATAAGCCCACAGGCTAAAGGTGCCGTTATTGGCGCTGCCACAGGTGCAGCAGCCGGTGCCGTAATACATAAGCGCAACCGCGTGGTAGGCGGTGTAGTGGGCGGTGTGGTAGGTGGCGGCGCAGGCTATGCCATCGGTAAGGGCATCGATAACAGACAAAAAGCAGCAGAGGCCGAGCGGGCTGCCGAGGCAGAAAGAATTGCCGCCGCTAACAGGGCAGCCGCTGAGGCCAGCAGCGCCAGAACGGTTGCCGCCAGAACCACCCCGGCCAGTAAGCCGGTAGCGGCTAAAAAGCAGGCGGAACCAGCCAGGCAGGCATTGGTGGCGCAGAATCAGGTAACAGTGCCTTACGCAGCCTACAACGACGAGCTGTACAACCCGATCATCAGCATGGGGTATTTGCCTAACCTTTCTTTCGGCGACCCGTCAACCGCTTACTCTACCTCTGAGGTAAGAAGAAAAAGCTGGTAA
- a CDS encoding YybH family protein: MKRYVYILFFAAIFTSCTQPEEAVNVQSLNQEFIGAWNSNDPEKVISYLADDVQFIQGETHFNGKTEVANRWVKDTYGTIADLKTNVVSSGVDDEIAYEAGTFSVDVLPTGQEQLRGIGEGNFMLLWKKTAEGDWKLSYAQLEGLPVQVKN, encoded by the coding sequence ATGAAACGCTATGTATATATCCTGTTCTTTGCCGCTATTTTTACTTCCTGCACACAGCCGGAAGAGGCGGTGAACGTACAAAGCCTGAACCAGGAGTTTATCGGGGCCTGGAACAGCAACGACCCGGAAAAAGTGATCTCGTACCTGGCAGATGACGTTCAGTTCATTCAGGGCGAAACGCACTTCAACGGCAAAACCGAGGTGGCAAACAGGTGGGTAAAAGATACCTACGGCACCATCGCCGACCTGAAAACAAACGTGGTAAGCTCGGGCGTAGACGATGAGATCGCCTACGAGGCGGGCACCTTCTCGGTGGATGTGCTCCCTACCGGCCAGGAACAGCTGCGCGGCATAGGAGAGGGTAACTTTATGCTTCTCTGGAAGAAAACCGCGGAAGGCGACTGGAAACTGAGCTATGCTCAGCTGGAGGGGCTGCCGGTGCAGGTAAAGAATTAA
- a CDS encoding YceI family protein, with product MATTKWSLDPTHSELGFKIKHLMISNVTGKFTQFEGEAETEGDDFTNAKVVANINPASIDTSNEQRDEHLRNADFFATEEYPNMTFVSTKVEKADDDTFNLYGDLTIKDTTKPVKLSVEHNGVATDPWGNVKAGFSISGKINRKDWGINYNAALETGGVMLGEELKIQGEVQLVKQA from the coding sequence ATGGCAACTACAAAATGGTCTCTGGACCCAACCCACAGCGAGCTTGGTTTTAAAATTAAGCACCTGATGATCTCTAACGTTACCGGCAAGTTCACCCAGTTCGAGGGGGAGGCTGAAACGGAAGGCGATGACTTTACGAACGCAAAAGTGGTGGCCAACATCAACCCGGCCTCTATCGACACCAGCAACGAGCAGCGCGACGAGCACCTGCGCAACGCGGACTTCTTCGCAACAGAGGAATACCCGAACATGACATTCGTTTCCACCAAGGTGGAGAAGGCGGACGATGATACTTTTAACCTGTATGGCGACCTGACCATTAAGGACACTACCAAGCCGGTGAAGCTTTCTGTTGAGCATAACGGTGTGGCCACAGACCCATGGGGCAACGTGAAGGCGGGCTTCTCTATCAGTGGCAAGATTAACCGTAAAGACTGGGGCATTAACTACAACGCTGCCCTGGAGACAGGTGGCGTGATGCTGGGCGAAGAACTTAAGATACAGGGCGAGGTACAGCTGGTAAAGCAGGCCTAA
- a CDS encoding TetR/AcrR family transcriptional regulator, with amino-acid sequence MGIAERKKRHKEEVRTSILAAAWQLVLQDGWQALSIRKIAEAIEYSVPVIYDHFTNKEAILLELTKQGFRQLNQELIGAKDKAKTPEEQIEAMAYAYWKFAFDNPAYYQVMYGLGIPSCETVNQISELGTFSELILQPVKELIALGKHPETDPFLKLHTFWSMLHGLVSINMMGSGENKNELNGLVLQDFIRGFVSGMKT; translated from the coding sequence ATGGGAATAGCGGAACGGAAGAAACGGCATAAAGAAGAGGTACGAACCTCCATCCTTGCGGCGGCCTGGCAACTGGTGCTGCAGGATGGGTGGCAGGCGCTCTCTATCCGTAAGATCGCGGAGGCCATTGAGTACAGCGTTCCTGTTATCTACGACCACTTTACGAATAAGGAGGCCATTCTGCTGGAGCTTACAAAGCAAGGCTTCCGGCAGCTGAACCAGGAGCTTATCGGGGCCAAGGACAAGGCAAAAACTCCGGAGGAGCAGATCGAGGCTATGGCTTACGCCTACTGGAAGTTTGCCTTCGACAACCCGGCTTACTACCAGGTGATGTATGGCCTGGGCATCCCCTCCTGCGAAACCGTGAACCAGATCAGCGAGCTGGGTACTTTCAGCGAACTGATCCTGCAGCCGGTAAAAGAGCTGATCGCGTTGGGCAAGCATCCGGAAACAGACCCTTTCCTGAAGCTGCACACGTTCTGGTCTATGCTGCATGGCCTGGTCTCGATCAATATGATGGGCAGCGGCGAAAACAAAAACGAACTGAACGGGTTGGTGCTGCAGGATTTTATCCGCGGCTTCGTGTCAGGCATGAAAACCTAA
- a CDS encoding lytic transglycosylase domain-containing protein yields MAQQIWKYIWVTVILVVALQLCSQQQIMTAGGVSAASETNAKALKPVFSPPAVPDALSFAGEPVPLHIPDVAERLDRELLVNSYLHATTLLGLKRMQRYVPEIKALLQENDIPEDFIYLALAESLFGHVTSPAGAAGFWQLMPDTARGYGLIVNGEVDERFHVQKATLAAVKYLKSAKQRFGSWTNAAASYNRGMAGLGRALERQGVSSYYDLYLNDETSRYMFRILALKEVLGNPQKYNFELPEEHGYQPLPSRTVKVASTLADLPAFALEQGTNYKTLRLYNPWIKDYKLTVAKGEEFELQLPQEAM; encoded by the coding sequence ATGGCACAGCAGATTTGGAAGTACATTTGGGTTACAGTGATTTTGGTGGTGGCACTGCAACTGTGCAGCCAGCAGCAGATCATGACGGCGGGGGGCGTTTCAGCAGCCTCAGAGACGAATGCAAAAGCCCTGAAGCCGGTTTTTAGTCCGCCAGCTGTGCCAGACGCCCTTAGCTTTGCCGGCGAGCCGGTGCCGCTCCATATACCGGATGTGGCCGAGCGGCTGGACCGCGAGCTGCTGGTAAACTCATACCTGCATGCCACCACGTTGCTGGGCCTGAAGCGCATGCAGCGCTACGTGCCGGAGATAAAAGCCCTGCTCCAGGAGAACGACATTCCGGAAGACTTCATTTACCTGGCGCTGGCCGAAAGCCTGTTTGGGCACGTTACCTCCCCGGCAGGCGCCGCAGGTTTCTGGCAGCTGATGCCCGACACTGCCCGGGGCTACGGCCTGATCGTGAACGGGGAAGTAGACGAGCGTTTCCATGTGCAAAAAGCCACGCTAGCCGCCGTAAAGTACCTGAAAAGTGCCAAACAGCGGTTCGGCTCCTGGACCAATGCCGCCGCCTCGTACAACAGGGGCATGGCCGGCCTTGGCCGCGCGCTGGAGCGCCAGGGGGTAAGCTCCTACTACGACCTTTACCTAAACGACGAGACCTCCCGCTACATGTTCCGTATCCTGGCCCTGAAGGAAGTGCTGGGCAACCCGCAGAAGTATAACTTTGAGCTGCCGGAGGAGCACGGCTACCAGCCACTGCCCTCCCGTACGGTTAAAGTTGCCTCCACGCTCGCTGACCTGCCCGCCTTTGCCCTGGAGCAGGGTACCAACTATAAAACCCTGCGCCTCTACAACCCTTGGATAAAGGATTACAAGCTGACAGTGGCGAAAGGAGAGGAGTTTGAGCTACAGCTGCCGCAGGAGGCGATGTAA
- a CDS encoding LysR family transcriptional regulator, whose translation MELQQIKYFLALAQELHFWNTAERMFITQSALSRQIKALEEELGVRLFERNKRSVKLTEAGAFLRDQWLPLLDEINRIHLQAKKIHEGAFGTVRIGYPGSIAYSFMPDLIASISRTLPELKVELVEPTDISFEQLLLNYQMDMAFRRDPAENPALQSTCLYSEPFALVVPNSHRLNEQNFTGLHDLKEEKFILSNLAQTTFYTSSLRQIFEDNHFTPDVRIESDFGGMVLGLVSKGLGITILPYSYAFSALPNVRFIALPYTMNLYVTWRKNDNSPVLKNILQQVTEAAGKYITEGS comes from the coding sequence ATGGAGCTACAGCAGATAAAGTACTTTCTGGCACTGGCGCAGGAGCTGCACTTCTGGAACACGGCCGAGCGGATGTTCATCACGCAGTCTGCCCTCAGCAGGCAAATCAAGGCGCTGGAGGAGGAACTTGGGGTGCGGCTATTTGAAAGAAACAAGCGGAGCGTAAAGCTGACGGAGGCCGGTGCCTTTCTGCGGGACCAGTGGCTGCCGCTGCTCGATGAGATAAACCGCATCCACTTGCAGGCAAAGAAGATACACGAGGGAGCGTTCGGCACGGTGCGCATCGGTTACCCGGGTTCTATTGCCTACAGCTTCATGCCGGACCTGATCGCCAGCATCTCCCGCACCCTGCCGGAGTTGAAGGTGGAGCTGGTGGAGCCGACCGACATTAGTTTTGAGCAACTGCTGCTTAATTACCAGATGGACATGGCCTTCAGGCGAGACCCTGCTGAGAACCCTGCCTTGCAGTCAACCTGCCTTTACTCAGAGCCCTTTGCGCTGGTCGTGCCGAATAGTCACCGGCTCAATGAGCAGAACTTTACGGGGCTGCACGATCTGAAAGAGGAGAAGTTTATCCTGTCGAACCTGGCGCAGACGACCTTCTATACTTCAAGCCTTCGGCAGATTTTCGAGGACAACCACTTTACCCCCGATGTGCGTATCGAGTCGGATTTCGGGGGAATGGTGCTCGGGCTGGTTTCCAAAGGACTTGGCATTACAATTCTGCCGTATTCCTACGCTTTCAGCGCCCTGCCCAATGTGCGTTTTATCGCGCTGCCCTATACTATGAACCTCTATGTAACCTGGCGAAAGAACGACAACAGCCCCGTGCTGAAGAACATCCTGCAGCAGGTAACAGAGGCAGCCGGCAAGTATATTACCGAGGGAAGTTGA
- a CDS encoding DUF808 domain-containing protein, protein MATGLLALLDDVAALVKVSAASLDDVPTQVAKTTGKVSGIVIDDTAVTPKYVVGLDPKRELSIIFQIAKKSLINKAIFLGPAALVLGYFAPSVIPYLLMLGGAYLCFEGYEKVHSMFSKTHEPTDEPTDEMEVITPQQLEKERVGSAVRTDFILSAEIMAIAYATVANSPLMNQIVVLLTVAVFITIAVYGFVGLIVKADDIGVHMAQKKFHPTTQKIGRGIVKSMPKFLTILGYVGTAAMLWVGAEIIAHGLPFLHHPLESLEHALSGVPALAWLVKVVLLALGGVLLGFVIALVLNLGKKLFKRPAEKVAS, encoded by the coding sequence ATGGCGACAGGACTCCTCGCACTATTGGATGATGTGGCGGCGCTGGTGAAGGTCAGCGCGGCAAGCCTCGACGACGTACCGACGCAGGTGGCGAAAACTACAGGTAAAGTCTCCGGCATTGTGATTGACGATACGGCCGTAACGCCGAAATATGTGGTGGGGCTCGATCCCAAGCGCGAGCTCTCCATCATTTTCCAGATCGCCAAAAAGTCACTCATCAACAAGGCGATCTTCCTGGGGCCGGCCGCCCTGGTGCTCGGCTATTTTGCACCGTCGGTTATACCTTACCTGCTCATGCTGGGCGGTGCCTACCTGTGCTTCGAGGGCTATGAGAAAGTGCACTCCATGTTCAGCAAAACCCACGAGCCTACCGATGAGCCTACCGATGAAATGGAAGTGATTACCCCGCAGCAGCTGGAGAAAGAGCGGGTAGGCAGCGCCGTGCGCACAGACTTTATACTTTCGGCAGAGATCATGGCCATTGCCTACGCCACCGTGGCCAACAGTCCGCTGATGAACCAGATCGTGGTGCTCTTAACGGTGGCCGTTTTCATTACGATAGCTGTATATGGTTTCGTGGGGCTCATCGTGAAAGCCGACGACATTGGGGTGCACATGGCGCAGAAAAAATTCCACCCGACCACGCAAAAGATCGGGCGCGGCATCGTGAAGTCCATGCCGAAGTTCCTGACGATACTTGGTTATGTTGGCACCGCGGCCATGCTGTGGGTAGGGGCCGAGATCATTGCCCACGGGCTGCCGTTTCTGCACCACCCGCTGGAGTCTTTGGAGCATGCCCTCTCCGGTGTGCCTGCGCTGGCCTGGCTGGTGAAGGTGGTGCTGCTGGCCCTGGGCGGCGTGCTGCTGGGCTTTGTTATTGCCCTGGTGCTAAACTTAGGGAAAAAACTGTTCAAGCGCCCCGCCGAAAAGGTGGCGAGCTAA
- a CDS encoding acyloxyacyl hydrolase — MFRYRSGLSILNFTHPFAVEVYANKHTLGKRNWERLYNYPQVGFALSYYNYGNPDELGEAVSLTTYLDNTLLQFKKSSLRLHLGTGLVYSTRQYTPELNERNVAIGSKFAFALRGTVHYEFPVREQVYLNLNLAFRHFSNGALNKPNNGMNFPLIGVGLRYQLEEVRQPDVQEDTMAAPVDKRLRFNLRLAGGVKEVLRVDEKHPMYSLSVYASKRLSPKSSLLLGADGFHNTAVREEFINKFQPVPDEVLDQRLAGVTIGHELHLDKLSVVFQVGHYVYQPYDQYPGYYQRYGLKYMLHQNISAGVMLLAHTRTAHVIEWGLGFHL, encoded by the coding sequence TTGTTTCGTTACAGAAGCGGGTTATCTATACTTAACTTCACGCATCCTTTTGCGGTTGAAGTATACGCCAACAAACATACCCTTGGCAAGCGGAATTGGGAGCGGCTCTATAATTACCCGCAGGTGGGTTTTGCTCTATCGTATTACAACTACGGCAATCCGGATGAACTGGGAGAGGCGGTCTCGCTGACAACTTACCTGGATAATACGCTTTTGCAATTCAAGAAAAGTAGCCTGCGCCTTCACCTTGGCACTGGCCTGGTATATTCTACCCGCCAGTATACCCCCGAACTAAACGAGCGGAACGTAGCGATCGGGAGCAAGTTCGCCTTTGCGCTTCGCGGCACCGTGCACTATGAGTTCCCGGTGAGGGAGCAAGTATATTTGAACCTGAACCTGGCCTTCCGGCATTTCTCCAACGGCGCCCTGAACAAGCCGAACAATGGCATGAACTTTCCATTGATAGGTGTAGGGCTTCGCTACCAGTTAGAGGAGGTCAGGCAGCCGGATGTGCAGGAGGATACCATGGCCGCCCCTGTAGACAAGCGTCTCCGTTTTAACCTGAGGTTGGCAGGCGGCGTGAAGGAAGTATTGCGGGTTGATGAGAAACACCCGATGTACAGCCTTTCGGTATATGCCAGCAAAAGACTCTCGCCCAAAAGCAGCCTGTTACTTGGTGCCGATGGGTTTCATAACACGGCGGTGCGGGAGGAGTTTATCAATAAGTTTCAGCCTGTGCCTGATGAAGTGCTGGACCAGCGGTTGGCGGGCGTCACGATAGGGCACGAGTTGCACCTGGACAAGCTATCGGTTGTTTTTCAGGTAGGGCATTACGTTTACCAGCCTTATGACCAATATCCCGGTTATTACCAGCGGTATGGCCTGAAGTATATGCTCCATCAGAACATTTCTGCCGGCGTCATGCTTTTGGCGCACACACGTACTGCGCATGTGATCGAGTGGGGACTCGGTTTTCATTTATGA
- a CDS encoding transmembrane-type terpene cyclase translates to MLENPLEVDPTVDAIFKVCSGIFWSVTYLLILRRGIVDKSYGMPVVALCANLSWEFIFSFIHPHSTPQLYIDYAWLALDVGILVQYLKYGRKDFPEHLPVTLFYPTFLLTLLLSFLFILLLSREFNDLNGVYAAFSQNLLMSILFIQLLLKRNSPRGQSLYIALCKMIGTVFPSVLLYLYFPDSYFLVLLYVGIFIFDMTYLLLLYFKIKAAGLSPWARV, encoded by the coding sequence ATGCTAGAGAACCCGCTGGAGGTAGATCCCACCGTAGATGCCATCTTTAAAGTATGCAGCGGCATCTTCTGGTCGGTAACGTACCTGCTTATACTTCGGCGGGGCATTGTAGACAAAAGCTATGGCATGCCGGTGGTGGCGCTCTGCGCGAATCTTTCCTGGGAGTTTATCTTTTCCTTCATCCACCCGCACAGCACCCCGCAACTATACATTGACTATGCCTGGCTCGCCCTGGATGTAGGAATTCTGGTGCAGTACCTGAAGTATGGCAGAAAGGATTTTCCGGAGCATTTACCCGTTACACTCTTCTACCCCACCTTTTTGCTCACCCTGCTCTTGTCCTTCCTTTTCATCTTGCTGCTATCGCGCGAGTTTAACGACCTGAACGGCGTGTATGCTGCCTTCAGCCAAAACCTGCTGATGTCCATACTTTTCATTCAGCTGCTACTGAAGCGGAACAGCCCCCGAGGGCAGTCGCTTTATATCGCCCTTTGCAAGATGATCGGCACCGTGTTCCCTTCCGTACTGCTTTACCTATACTTCCCTGATTCATACTTCTTGGTTTTGCTGTATGTGGGCATCTTTATTTTCGACATGACCTATCTGCTGCTGCTCTACTTTAAAATCAAAGCGGCAGGCCTCAGCCCCTGGGCCAGGGTATAA
- a CDS encoding YkgJ family cysteine cluster protein: MGDSTNICLACGCCCNGTMIGFVQIGREELPALSDLVDVENTNGEGFFLQPCKNFCDGCTIYSRRPKHCASFKCELLKSVEQKELDFDSAVEIVDELKQRRIAIEKQLTLLQIELQSQSFYFKMIELKNLLQKSEPASLTQDYMDLKSDLEQLDSLLSTRFGVSLF, translated from the coding sequence ATGGGTGATTCAACAAATATTTGTTTGGCTTGTGGCTGCTGTTGCAACGGTACCATGATTGGTTTTGTACAGATCGGTCGGGAAGAGTTGCCTGCATTGAGTGATTTAGTGGATGTTGAGAATACAAATGGTGAAGGGTTCTTTCTTCAGCCCTGTAAAAACTTTTGTGATGGCTGCACGATCTATTCCAGAAGACCGAAACATTGTGCCAGTTTCAAGTGCGAACTCTTGAAATCCGTCGAGCAAAAGGAGCTGGATTTTGATTCGGCTGTCGAAATAGTTGATGAGCTTAAACAAAGAAGGATCGCTATAGAAAAACAGTTGACGTTGCTACAGATCGAACTTCAATCCCAATCCTTTTACTTTAAAATGATCGAATTGAAAAACTTGCTTCAGAAAAGCGAGCCTGCATCCTTAACGCAAGACTACATGGATCTGAAATCGGATCTCGAGCAACTCGACAGTCTGCTGTCAACAAGATTTGGCGTCTCCCTATTTTAA